In one Cyclopterus lumpus isolate fCycLum1 chromosome 22, fCycLum1.pri, whole genome shotgun sequence genomic region, the following are encoded:
- the kcnf1b gene encoding potassium voltage-gated channel subfamily F member 1: MWTVPKPKYRTGSCDEGEIAVNIGGVRVVLFGDVLNRYPESRLAELLNCSPQNHDVISALCDDFDPGRKEFYFDRDPDAFKCIIDVYYFGEIHIKPGICPICFIKEMEFWKIDQAVLDECCKSYLSEKEEELTEIANKVKVILEDLEVDRCITRTQRCQRFLWRLMEKPGSSRPARVIAIASFLSVLVSAVVMCVGTIPELQVADPEGKLVEHPILVAIETACMSWFTAEYLLRLASSPNKLHFAFSFMNVVDFMAIVPFYVVLSLTYLGTSSMMELTNVQQAVQALRIMRIARIFKLARHSSGLQTLTQALKNSLKELGLLLMYMSVGIFVFSALAYTMEQSHPETLFRSIPQSFWWAIITMTTVGYGDIYPKTTLGKCNAAVSFLCGVIAIALPIHPIINNFVVFYNKQKVLESAAKHEVELMELKSGRDARRKSRD, from the coding sequence ATGTGGACAGTTCCGAAGCCCAAATACAGAACTGGTTCGTGCGACGAGGGGGAGATTGCTGTGAACATCGGCGGAGTCCGGGTGGTGCTCTTCGGGGACGTGTTGAACCGCTACCCGGAGAGCAGGCTGGCAGAGTTGTTGAACTGCTCCCCTCAGAACCATGACGTCATCTCCGCGCTTTGCGACGACTTTGACCCGGGCAGAAAGGAGTTTTACTTCGACCGAGATCCCGATGCCTTCAAGTGCATCATCGACGTTTACTACTTCGGTGAAATCCACATCAAACCCGGCATTTGCCCCATCTGTTTCATCAAGGAGATGGAGTTCTGGAAAATCGACCAGGCAGTTTTGGACGAGTGCTGTAAAAGCTACCTGAgcgagaaggaggaggagctgacggAGATTGCAAACAAAGTGAAAGTGATTCTGGAGGACCTGGAGGTGGATCGGTGCATCACGCGCACCCAGCGGTGCCAGAGGTTCCTGTGGAGGCTGATGGAGAAGCCGGGTTCCTCGCGGCCGGCGCGCGTCATCGCCATCGCGTCCTTCCTCTCGGTCCTGGTCTCGGCGGTGGTGATGTGCGTGGGGACCATCCCGGAGCTCCAGGTGGCGGACCCAGAGGGAAAGTTGGTGGAGCACCCGATCCTGGTGGCGATCGAGACCGCCTGCATGTCGTGGTTCACCGCGGAGTACCTGCTGCGTCTCGCCTCCTCTCCGAACAAGCTGCATTTCGCGTTCTCCTTCATGAACGTCGTGGACTTCATGGCCATCGTGCCTTTCTACGTGGTCCTGTCCCTCACCTACCTCGGCACCTCGTCCATGATGGAGTTGACCAACGTGCAGCAGGCTGTCCAGGCGCTGCGCATCATGCGCATCGCGCGTATTTTCAAGCTGGCGCGCCACTCCTCCGGGCTGCAGACCCTGACCCAGGCGCTCAAGAACAGTCTGAAGGAGCTGGGCTTGCTGCTCATGTACATGAGCGTGGGGATCTTCGTGTTCTCGGCGCTGGCCTACACCATGGAACAAAGCCACCCAGAGACGCTTTTCCGGAGCATCCCGCAGTCCTTCTGGTGggccatcatcaccatgaccacGGTGGGCTACGGGGACATCTACCCCAAGACCACGCTCGGCAAGTGCAACGCGGCCGTGAGCTTCCTGTGCGGGGTGATAGCCATCGCCCTGCCCATCCACCCCATCATAAACAACTTCGTGGTGTTCTACAACAAGCAGAAAGTGCTGGAGAGCGCGGCGAAGCACGAGGTGGAGCTGATGGAGCTGAAGTCGGGCAGGGACGCGCGCAGGAAAAGCAGGGAttga